The Neochlamydia sp. S13 genome has a segment encoding these proteins:
- a CDS encoding cysteine desulfurase, whose amino-acid sequence MKPASFDVGKIRKDFPMLAKTMHGKPLIYFDSSATAQKPQCMIDSIQDFYQNHYSTVHRTIYESSLLATKKYQEAREKVQKLLNASKIEEIIFTRGTTDSINLVAYSFGKAFIKPGDEIILTQIEHHANIVPWQMMCEDRKAVLRFIPLDSQGNLKLEEFAKLLNSKTRLVALTHVSNAIGTINPVHEMIQMAHAYGSKVLVDGAQAVPHMKVDVQTLDADFYAFSGHKLYGPTGIGILYGKAELLNQMPPYQGGGDMIDKVDWEETTYNVLPLKFEAGTPLIAEVIGLGTAIDYINTIGFSAIHAHEQELLEYAIEKMESIPQVRIIGKPKEKAAIISFIVEGAHPLDIGTMLDLKGVAIRTGHHCAQPTMRHFGVPATARISFGLYNTKEEIDHFIIYLQEIIELLCASP is encoded by the coding sequence ATGAAACCAGCTTCTTTTGATGTGGGAAAAATTAGGAAAGATTTTCCCATGCTTGCAAAAACGATGCATGGAAAACCGCTCATCTATTTTGATTCTTCCGCTACAGCTCAAAAGCCGCAGTGCATGATTGATTCCATCCAAGATTTTTATCAAAATCATTACAGTACTGTTCACCGAACGATTTACGAATCTTCTCTTTTGGCTACTAAAAAATATCAGGAAGCCCGCGAGAAAGTTCAAAAGCTTCTGAATGCCTCAAAAATCGAAGAGATTATCTTTACGCGCGGCACCACAGACTCTATCAACTTAGTGGCTTATTCTTTTGGAAAAGCGTTTATTAAGCCTGGTGATGAAATTATTTTAACGCAGATTGAACATCATGCCAATATTGTTCCCTGGCAAATGATGTGTGAAGATAGAAAAGCTGTCCTAAGATTTATTCCCCTCGACAGCCAAGGAAATTTAAAACTCGAAGAGTTTGCTAAGCTTTTAAATTCTAAAACTAGGCTAGTCGCTTTAACGCACGTTTCTAATGCCATTGGCACTATCAATCCCGTCCACGAGATGATTCAAATGGCTCATGCCTATGGAAGCAAAGTACTGGTGGATGGCGCGCAAGCTGTTCCGCATATGAAAGTCGATGTCCAAACCTTAGACGCAGATTTTTACGCTTTCTCAGGTCATAAACTTTACGGGCCTACAGGAATAGGAATTTTATACGGCAAGGCAGAGCTTCTCAATCAAATGCCACCTTATCAAGGAGGAGGCGATATGATTGATAAGGTCGATTGGGAAGAAACTACCTATAATGTGCTACCTTTAAAGTTTGAAGCAGGCACACCCCTTATCGCGGAAGTGATTGGTTTAGGCACTGCTATTGATTATATCAACACGATCGGCTTTTCTGCTATCCACGCTCATGAGCAGGAGCTCTTAGAGTATGCCATTGAAAAAATGGAAAGCATTCCACAAGTGCGCATCATTGGAAAGCCTAAAGAAAAAGCGGCTATCATCAGCTTTATCGTGGAAGGAGCTCATCCGCTCGATATTGGCACTATGCTGGACTTAAAAGGCGTAGCTATACGCACAGGACATCATTGTGCACAGCCCACCATGCGCCATTTTGGTGTGCCAGCCACAGCTAGAATATCTTTTGGCTTATACAATACTAAAGAAGAAATTGATCACTTCATTATCTATCTACAAGAGATTATTGAGCTATTATGCGCATCTCCTTAA
- a CDS encoding leucine-rich repeat domain-containing protein, which produces MHPISSASIESLPNELLLPILEACAVPSLFSVCKGWHHLLASEVMLPLYKQIGKVHVPQGNVKEQALIVDKIYKLEEKLSEAGKVNAIFRQIFTLAKSLSTLEFKVQIGEKRHFTLANYSSYLLNINRLLLWKKLPGGKEYLRREEIKHLSLEKKGELLRGWIEENCTNTMFLNLSKAGLTYLPPEICQLSQLQTLDLNDNQLTALPEEIGQLSQQLQTLYLNQNQLTSLPVEIGQLSELQWLYLNQNQLTSLPAEIGQLSQLTKLELAENPLKDIPEKIRQCFQL; this is translated from the coding sequence ATGCATCCTATCTCATCGGCCTCTATTGAAAGCTTGCCCAATGAATTGCTGCTCCCTATCTTAGAGGCTTGCGCAGTTCCTTCCTTATTTAGCGTCTGTAAAGGATGGCATCATCTGCTGGCTTCTGAAGTCATGCTCCCTCTTTATAAGCAAATAGGTAAAGTGCATGTTCCTCAAGGAAATGTTAAGGAGCAGGCTCTTATTGTAGATAAAATTTATAAGCTAGAAGAAAAGCTTTCTGAAGCAGGAAAGGTAAATGCAATCTTTAGGCAAATCTTTACTTTAGCCAAGTCTCTTTCAACTTTAGAATTTAAAGTGCAAATAGGAGAAAAGAGGCATTTTACTCTCGCTAATTACTCTTCTTATCTCTTAAATATTAATCGCCTTTTGCTTTGGAAAAAACTTCCTGGCGGGAAAGAATACTTGAGACGAGAAGAAATTAAGCACTTGTCTCTAGAGAAAAAAGGGGAGCTTCTTAGAGGTTGGATTGAAGAAAATTGCACAAACACCATGTTTTTAAATTTATCTAAAGCAGGCTTGACTTATTTACCCCCAGAAATATGCCAGTTATCTCAGTTGCAAACGCTTGACTTAAACGACAACCAGCTCACCGCTCTGCCTGAAGAAATCGGGCAGCTATCTCAGCAGCTGCAAACGCTTTACTTAAATCAAAACCAGCTCACCAGCCTGCCTGTAGAAATCGGGCAGTTGTCTGAGCTGCAATGGCTTTACTTAAATCAAAACCAGCTCACCAGTCTGCCTGCAGAAATCGGGCAGCTGTCTCAGCTTACCAAGCTTGAATTAGCGGAAAATCCTTTGAAAGATATTCCAGAAAAAATAAGGCAGTGTTTTCAATTGTAG
- the sufD gene encoding Fe-S cluster assembly protein SufD produces the protein MITENYTDQQAFQQMLQKMYVGALEEKDPTRKLKEKAWLRFLEIGLPTRQSEVFQYLRLRNLYIQAFEPAHIIPLSADSIAPHILPECSGSVLVMINGNYYPQLSNLSALPKRMVILPLKEAWRTYGSFLNNQWNKLLIEEKDPFAILNAALHRQGIFIYAPPKTLADVPLQLLHFNSHEPNLSLWTNPRIQGFMGAHSQLDLIATHVDGPGKQFLSNISIELAMDEESHLRYFQVPFEILNKHWYFEAFRASLKKGSTFKSILASKGSTSLRNDYRIVLAGENAEASLNGLWMLSDQAEAHANILVEHQAPYCRSMQLFKSVLNDASHSSFEGKILVHQAAQKTQAFQLNSNLLLSDKAKADSKPNLEIFADDVKASHGATMGQLDQEQLFYLRTRGYSEKAAKNLLVYGFCKEIIEMIPYPSLMKAINKQASRYLMQEPGDETSFF, from the coding sequence ATGATCACGGAGAACTATACCGATCAACAAGCTTTTCAGCAGATGCTTCAAAAGATGTATGTGGGCGCTCTTGAAGAAAAAGACCCTACGCGAAAGCTTAAAGAAAAAGCCTGGCTGCGTTTTTTAGAAATAGGTTTACCCACTCGCCAATCTGAAGTTTTTCAATATCTTCGTTTAAGAAATCTTTATATACAAGCCTTTGAGCCCGCCCACATTATCCCCTTATCTGCTGATTCTATTGCCCCGCACATCTTGCCCGAATGCTCAGGCTCTGTTTTAGTGATGATTAATGGAAATTATTATCCACAGCTATCTAATTTGTCTGCTCTTCCTAAAAGAATGGTCATTCTACCTTTAAAGGAAGCTTGGCGGACTTATGGAAGCTTTCTAAACAATCAATGGAATAAACTGCTTATAGAAGAAAAGGATCCTTTTGCGATTCTTAATGCGGCGCTGCATCGTCAAGGAATCTTTATCTATGCTCCCCCTAAAACTCTGGCAGATGTCCCTTTGCAGCTATTACATTTTAATAGTCATGAGCCCAACCTTTCTCTATGGACGAACCCGAGAATCCAAGGCTTCATGGGGGCGCACTCCCAGCTGGATTTAATTGCCACCCACGTGGATGGGCCAGGAAAACAATTTTTATCCAATATTTCTATTGAATTGGCAATGGATGAAGAATCTCATCTACGCTACTTCCAAGTTCCTTTTGAAATATTAAATAAGCATTGGTATTTCGAAGCTTTTCGCGCTAGCCTCAAAAAAGGTAGTACCTTCAAATCTATTTTGGCTAGTAAAGGCTCTACTTCTTTAAGGAATGACTACCGAATAGTCCTCGCCGGTGAAAATGCAGAGGCTAGCTTAAATGGCCTTTGGATGCTTTCTGATCAAGCAGAAGCCCACGCAAATATTTTAGTAGAACATCAAGCCCCTTACTGCCGCTCCATGCAGCTTTTTAAAAGTGTTTTAAACGATGCTAGCCATTCTAGCTTTGAAGGCAAAATTTTAGTACACCAAGCTGCCCAAAAGACCCAAGCTTTTCAGCTGAATAGTAACTTACTGCTTAGTGATAAAGCTAAAGCCGATAGTAAGCCTAACCTTGAAATATTTGCAGATGATGTTAAAGCTTCTCATGGAGCTACCATGGGACAGCTTGATCAGGAACAGCTTTTTTACTTAAGGACGCGGGGGTATTCTGAAAAAGCAGCTAAAAATCTTTTAGTCTACGGCTTTTGTAAAGAAATTATTGAGATGATCCCCTACCCTTCTCTTATGAAAGCCATTAACAAGCAAGCCTCTCGATACCTTATGCAGGAGCCAGGCGATGAAACCAGCTTCTTTTGA
- the sufC gene encoding Fe-S cluster assembly ATPase SufC produces MTHLPQALIEIKNLHANVENKPILKGLNLTVQAGEIHAIMGPNGAGKSTLAKILAGHPAYEITSGEILFKGQNIVELAPEDRAHAGIFMSFQYPLEIPGVSNLQFLHASYNSVLKAKGAPEMPLVEFEKSLDEIMKRMEIKTEFKERSLNEGFSGGEKKRNEILQMAVLQPALAILDETDSGLDIDAMRIVARGVNQLMNPQMGLILITHYQRLLDYIKPNVVHVMVEGKIVQSGGPELAHQLEDKGYDWLVPAPQSEALR; encoded by the coding sequence ATGACTCACCTTCCCCAAGCGCTTATAGAAATTAAAAATCTTCATGCCAATGTAGAAAACAAGCCTATTTTAAAAGGATTAAACTTAACTGTGCAAGCCGGTGAAATTCATGCCATCATGGGTCCTAATGGTGCAGGAAAATCTACCCTCGCAAAAATTTTAGCAGGCCATCCGGCTTATGAAATTACTTCAGGAGAGATTTTATTCAAAGGCCAAAATATAGTGGAATTGGCACCAGAAGATAGAGCTCATGCAGGAATTTTTATGAGCTTTCAATATCCTTTGGAAATTCCTGGGGTTAGCAATTTGCAGTTCTTACATGCTTCTTATAATTCTGTATTGAAAGCCAAAGGCGCTCCTGAAATGCCTTTAGTAGAGTTTGAGAAATCTCTTGATGAGATTATGAAACGTATGGAAATTAAAACGGAATTTAAAGAACGTAGCCTGAATGAAGGCTTTTCTGGCGGAGAAAAAAAACGCAATGAAATCTTACAAATGGCTGTTTTACAGCCTGCGCTTGCGATCTTAGACGAAACTGACTCAGGGCTTGATATTGATGCCATGCGTATTGTGGCTCGAGGCGTCAATCAACTGATGAATCCTCAGATGGGCTTAATTCTTATCACTCACTATCAAAGGCTTCTCGACTATATTAAACCTAACGTCGTCCATGTCATGGTGGAAGGAAAAATAGTGCAATCAGGTGGTCCTGAATTAGCCCACCAGCTAGAAGATAAAGGGTACGATTGGTTAGTGCCAGCTCCTCAAAGCGAGGCTCTACGATGA
- a CDS encoding L-threonylcarbamoyladenylate synthase: protein MRISLKEAAHRLNTGEVVGVPTETVYGLAASLNHLQAIEHIYTLKGRPSNNPLIIHVAELNEVLSYQQGNISDLEILAQVFWPGPMTIVLPVKCRLIPAKARANLPTAAFRIPRHPLALELLKQTGPLVMPSANLSGSPSSTRIEHVEHDFGKAFPVLDGGTCQKGLESTILTYRNGYWQIIRQGALTAEDFCSSLGYLPLFQQQNSEKPLCPGGMYRHYAPQAKLKLVQSFKNIVEGVIIGFSDRHYPAGCKVFALGPLAEPDLAASNLYAVLRQLDQEKHQEAYVDVNFLKRGILSTLSERLHRASEGA from the coding sequence ATGCGCATCTCCTTAAAAGAGGCTGCCCACAGGCTGAATACTGGAGAAGTAGTAGGTGTGCCCACAGAAACTGTGTATGGGCTAGCAGCTTCTTTAAATCACCTTCAGGCTATCGAGCATATCTACACCCTTAAAGGACGCCCTTCTAATAATCCTTTAATCATCCATGTGGCTGAACTTAACGAGGTATTATCTTACCAGCAAGGAAACATCAGCGATTTAGAGATCTTAGCACAAGTTTTTTGGCCTGGCCCTATGACAATCGTGCTACCAGTCAAATGTAGATTAATTCCAGCCAAAGCACGTGCCAACTTGCCCACTGCAGCTTTTCGCATTCCTCGGCATCCTTTAGCTTTAGAATTGTTGAAGCAAACAGGACCTCTGGTTATGCCCTCAGCAAACCTTTCAGGCAGCCCATCCTCTACTCGTATTGAACATGTTGAACATGATTTTGGCAAGGCCTTTCCAGTGTTAGACGGAGGAACCTGCCAAAAGGGCTTAGAATCTACGATCTTAACTTATAGAAATGGCTACTGGCAAATTATACGTCAAGGTGCTTTAACTGCTGAAGATTTTTGCTCTTCTCTAGGATACCTTCCTTTATTTCAGCAACAAAACAGTGAAAAACCTCTTTGCCCAGGAGGCATGTATCGTCACTATGCTCCTCAAGCTAAGTTAAAACTTGTACAGTCTTTTAAAAATATTGTAGAAGGCGTTATTATTGGCTTCAGCGATCGACATTATCCTGCAGGCTGCAAAGTTTTTGCTTTAGGGCCTCTTGCAGAACCTGATCTAGCCGCCTCTAATCTATATGCCGTTCTCCGACAACTTGATCAAGAAAAACACCAAGAGGCTTATGTAGATGTAAATTTTTTAAAAAGGGGAATTTTATCTACCTTGTCCGAACGCTTACATCGAGCAAGCGAAGGAGCCTAG
- the sufB gene encoding Fe-S cluster assembly protein SufB, whose protein sequence is MATQEAFRGQSDYKYGFSTAVEMDSLPKGLNEMTIRAISAKKDEPQFLLDFRLKAYRLWLESTPPVWPNLHYPPIDFQNICYYSAPKTKAKYNSLDEVDPEILRTFERLGIPLDEQKRLTNVAVDMVFDSVSIGTTFKKNLEEAGVVLCSISEAINLYPDLIKKYLGSVVPIGDNFYATLNSAVFTDGSFVYIPKGVKCPMELSTYFRINDKESGQFERTLIIAEEGSSVSYLEGCTAPAYDNNQLHAAVVELVALDHAEIKYSTVQNWYAGNPKTGAGGIYNFVTKRGRCAGISSKISWTQVEVGAAITWKYPSCILQGDHSVGEFYSVALTNHHMQADTGTKMIHLGKNTRSTIVSKGISADTSHNSYRGLVKIVPRAHGARNYTQCDSMLVGDQCSANTFPYIEVGNSSSQVEHEASTSKMNEEQLFYMRSRGLSQEDAVNMIVNGFCKDVIKELPLEFAAEAQKLLTLKLENSVG, encoded by the coding sequence ATGGCTACACAAGAAGCATTTAGGGGTCAATCCGATTATAAATACGGATTTTCAACTGCGGTTGAAATGGATAGCTTACCTAAAGGGCTCAATGAGATGACTATACGTGCCATCTCGGCAAAAAAAGATGAACCTCAATTTTTGCTAGATTTTCGTCTTAAAGCCTACCGCTTATGGCTTGAATCTACCCCACCCGTTTGGCCTAATCTCCACTATCCTCCTATTGATTTTCAAAATATTTGCTATTACTCTGCTCCTAAGACTAAGGCTAAGTATAATAGCTTAGATGAAGTAGACCCAGAGATTTTACGTACTTTTGAAAGATTAGGGATTCCTTTGGATGAACAAAAGAGATTAACGAATGTCGCGGTCGATATGGTTTTTGATTCCGTTTCGATTGGGACCACTTTTAAGAAAAATTTAGAGGAGGCAGGAGTGGTTCTTTGCTCGATCTCTGAAGCCATTAACCTTTATCCTGATCTTATAAAAAAATATTTAGGCAGTGTCGTTCCTATTGGTGATAATTTTTATGCTACCTTAAACTCTGCGGTGTTTACTGATGGCTCTTTTGTTTACATTCCTAAAGGCGTTAAGTGCCCCATGGAACTTTCTACCTATTTTCGCATTAACGATAAAGAAAGCGGCCAATTTGAACGCACCCTTATCATTGCCGAAGAAGGCTCATCTGTGAGCTATTTAGAAGGGTGCACAGCGCCTGCTTATGACAATAATCAGCTCCATGCTGCGGTAGTAGAGCTTGTTGCTTTGGATCATGCGGAAATTAAATACTCTACCGTTCAAAACTGGTATGCAGGTAATCCAAAAACTGGAGCAGGTGGAATTTATAATTTTGTAACTAAGCGAGGTCGCTGCGCAGGTATTTCGTCTAAAATTTCATGGACCCAAGTAGAAGTGGGAGCTGCTATTACCTGGAAATATCCTAGCTGCATTCTGCAAGGTGATCATTCCGTAGGGGAATTTTACTCGGTAGCCCTGACTAATCATCATATGCAGGCTGATACAGGAACAAAAATGATTCATCTAGGAAAAAACACCCGTTCAACCATAGTTTCTAAAGGAATCTCAGCCGATACCTCTCACAACAGTTACCGTGGCCTAGTTAAAATTGTGCCCAGAGCCCATGGAGCTCGTAACTATACGCAATGCGACTCCATGTTAGTAGGAGATCAATGCTCCGCTAACACTTTTCCTTATATTGAGGTAGGCAACTCTTCTAGCCAAGTGGAACATGAAGCCTCTACCTCTAAAATGAATGAAGAGCAACTTTTCTATATGAGAAGCCGCGGCCTTTCTCAAGAAGATGCTGTCAATATGATCGTTAACGGCTTTTGTAAAGACGTGATTAAAGAGTTACCTCTTGAGTTTGCTGCAGAGGCTCAAAAATTGCTAACATTAAAACTTGAAAATTCGGTTGGATAA
- a CDS encoding leucine-rich repeat domain-containing protein has protein sequence MHPISSASIESLPNELLLPILEACVVPSLFSVCKRWHHLLASEAMPPLYKQIGKVHVPQGNTKEQALIVDRIYKLEEKLSEAAKVNAIFRQIFTLARSLSTLEFKWKTEEKRGLTLANYSSYLLNINRLLLWKKLPGGEEYLSREEIKHLPLEKKGELLRDWIEENCKNITALDLSRAGLTYLPPEIGQLSELQTLSLNQNQLSSLPAEVGQLSQLKGLDLNQNQLTSLPVEIGQLSQLQELYLNRNQLTSLPAEVGRLDQLQWLYLSQNQLTALPTEIGQLSQLQGLYLNQNQLTALPAEIGQLSRLLWLELNQNQLTALPAEIGQLSDLQTLELAENPLKDIAEKIRQRFQL, from the coding sequence ATGCATCCTATCTCTTCGGCATCTATTGAAAGCTTGCCCAATGAATTGCTACTCCCTATCTTAGAGGCTTGCGTAGTTCCTTCCTTATTTAGCGTCTGTAAAAGATGGCATCATCTGCTGGCTTCTGAAGCCATGCCCCCTCTTTATAAGCAAATAGGTAAAGTGCATGTTCCTCAAGGAAATACTAAGGAGCAGGCTCTTATTGTAGATAGGATTTATAAGCTAGAAGAAAAGCTTTCTGAAGCAGCAAAGGTAAATGCAATCTTTAGGCAAATCTTTACTTTAGCCAGGTCTCTTTCAACTTTAGAATTTAAATGGAAGACAGAAGAAAAAAGAGGCTTAACTCTGGCTAATTACTCTTCTTATCTCTTAAATATTAATCGCCTTTTACTTTGGAAAAAGCTTCCTGGTGGGGAAGAATACTTGAGCCGAGAAGAAATTAAGCACTTGCCTCTAGAGAAAAAAGGAGAGCTTCTTAGAGATTGGATTGAAGAAAATTGTAAAAACATCACGGCTTTGGATTTATCTAGAGCAGGCTTGACTTATTTACCCCCAGAAATAGGCCAATTGTCTGAGCTGCAAACCCTTTCCTTAAATCAAAACCAGCTCTCCAGCCTGCCTGCAGAAGTTGGGCAATTGTCTCAGTTGAAAGGGCTTGACTTAAATCAAAATCAGCTCACCAGCCTTCCTGTAGAAATCGGGCAGCTGTCTCAGCTGCAAGAGCTTTACTTAAATCGAAACCAGCTCACCAGTCTTCCTGCAGAAGTAGGACGGCTGGATCAGCTACAATGGCTTTACTTAAGCCAAAACCAGCTCACCGCTCTGCCTACAGAAATAGGCCAATTGTCTCAGCTGCAAGGGCTTTACTTAAATCAAAACCAGCTCACCGCTCTGCCTGCAGAAATTGGGCAGCTGTCCCGGCTGCTATGGCTTGAATTAAATCAAAACCAACTCACCGCTCTGCCTGCAGAAATTGGGCAGCTGTCTGATCTGCAAACACTTGAATTAGCGGAAAATCCTTTGAAGGATATCGCCGAAAAAATAAGGCAGCGTTTTCAATTGTAG